One Dromiciops gliroides isolate mDroGli1 chromosome 3, mDroGli1.pri, whole genome shotgun sequence DNA segment encodes these proteins:
- the LOC122751948 gene encoding putative olfactory receptor 52P1, which translates to MVGNVTIRSFSYFFLVGIPGLEVFHSWLSIPICLLYALTLMGNCLIVLVIREESSLHQPMFFFLCMLAFDDVAIASSTAPRMLDIFWLDAHVIRFDVCLAQMYLIHTFSIIESGLLVAMAFDRYVAICHPLHYATILTTPLVIKLGVVSVARGAIMVLPCPLLIKRLRYCTQNIIRHTYCEHMAVVKLACSNTYINRSYGIFVALSVILMDIGLIFLSYVKILQAVFRLSSKDARSKALGTCAAHICTILVTYIPALFSFLTHRIGKRVPPSLHIIIASIYLLVPPAVNPLVYGVKTKQIRDQVVLLFLRKKDKVSKH; encoded by the coding sequence ATGGTAGGCAATGTCACTATCCGCAGCTTCTCATACTTCTTCTTGGTTGGTATTCCTGGTCTAGAAGTCTTCCACTCTTGGTTGAGCATCCCTATTTGTCTTCTCTATGCCCTGACCCTGATGGGAAATTGCCTCATTGTCCTTGTGATAAGAGAAGAATCCAGCCTTCACCAGCccatgttctttttcctttgtatgcTGGCCTTTGATGATGTAGCAATTGCCTCATCCACAGCACCCAGGATGCTTGACATATTTTGGCTGGATGCCCATGTCATTAGATTTGATGTCTGCCTGGCTCAAATGTACTTAATCCACACCTTTTCCATCATTGAATCAGGTCTTTTGGTAGCCATGGCATTTGACCGCTATGTTGCCATCTGCCATCCACTGCATTATGCTACCATCCTGACCACTCCATTGGTCATCAAGCTAGGGGTGGTAAGCGTGGCCAGAGGTGCCATTATGGTTTTGCCCTGCCCATTGCTCATTAAGCGGCTGAGGTACTGTACCCAGAATATTATACGACATACCTACTGTGAACACATGGCTGTGGTGAAGCTTGCCTGTAGCAATACATACATAAATCGTAGCTATGGAATCTTTGTGGCCCTTTCAGTTATACTTATGGACATTGGACTTATTTTTCTGTCCTATGTCAAGATCCTTCAGGCTGTTTTCCGACTCTCCTCCAAGGATGCCCGCTCTAAGGCACTAGGCACATGTGCTGCCCATATCTGCACTATCCTTGTCACCTATATACCTGCACTGTTTAGTTTCCTCACCCATCGCATTGGTAAGAGAGTGCCCCCATCCCTTCACATCATCATTGCCAGCATATATCTCCTGGTGCCACCTGCTGTCAACCCACTAGTTTATGGTGTAAAGACCAAGCAGATTCGTGACCAAGTggtcctcctcttcctcaggAAAAAGGATAAAGTCTCCAAGCACTAG
- the LOC122748098 gene encoding LOW QUALITY PROTEIN: olfactory receptor 56A4-like (The sequence of the model RefSeq protein was modified relative to this genomic sequence to represent the inferred CDS: inserted 1 base in 1 codon; substituted 1 base at 1 genomic stop codon), translated as MASGYNSSSATLSEFLLICFPGFQSWQHWLSLPLSLLFLLAMAANATLLLTIWLEASFHEPMYYLLSLLSLLDIVLCLTVIPKVLAIFWFDLRTISFSACFLQMFVMNSFLTMESCTFMVMAYDRYVAICHPLRYPSIITDHFVAKAAVFVIAQNALFSLPVPILSARLQYCAQNIIKNCICTNLSVFTLSCEDITFVVLYHLVAGXTLLGSDLILXFFRLAAAKALSICASPFNLILFFNTILTYPGGCSIREIFQGVELTWK; from the exons ATGGCATCTGGATATAACAGCTCTTCTGCCACACTCTCTGAGTTCCTCCTCATCTGCTTCCCTGGATTCCAGAGCTGGCAGCACTGGCTCTCCCTGCCCCTGAGCCTGCTCTTCCTCCTGGCCATGGCTGCCAATGCCACCCTCCTGCTCACCATCTGGCTGGAGGCCTCTTTCCATGAGCCCATGTACTACCTGCTCAGCCTGCTCTCCCTGCTGGACATTGTGCTCTGCCTCACTGTCATCCCCAAGGTCCTGGCTATCTTCTGGTTTGATCTCAGAACCATCAGtttctctgcctgtttcctcCAGATGTTTGTCATGAATAGTTTCCTAACCATGGAATCCTGCACCTTCATGGTCATGGCATATGACCGTTATGTGGCCATCTGTCACCCCCTGAGATATCCATCCATCATCACTGACCACTTTGTGGCCAAGGCTGCTGTTTTTGTCATAGCTCAGAATGCCCTCTTTTCCCTGCCTGTCCCCATCCTCTCTGCCCGACTACAATACTGTGCACAGAACATCAT aaagaattgcatCTGCACCAACCTATCTGTTTTCACACTTTCTTGTGAAGatatcacttttgttgtt CTCTATCATTTAGTAGCTGGTTAGACCCTGCTGGGCTCTGATCTCATCC TATTCTTCAGGTTGGCTGCAGCCAAGGCCCTGAGCATATGTGCATCTCCCTTCAACCTCATCCTCTTTTTCAACACCATCCTTACTTATCCTGGAGGTTGCAGCATTAGAGAGATCTTTCAGGGTGTGGAGCTTACTtggaaatga